A stretch of the Chlamydia pecorum E58 genome encodes the following:
- a CDS encoding polymorphic outer membrane protein middle domain-containing protein, with amino-acid sequence MSFHKFFICSSLAFSLTSPVFAETIPIPSKNFNGQEGRVFPYTTLSNPEGTTAIFSGDLIISNIDNAISETSSSCFSNKAGYFTILGQGYTLSFNQIRSASNGAAISDSVTDLTLPLTLLNFKNILFINSHTLTSTEAGTGGTSNTVKANSAMLYSTVPVIFKDNQTILFQQDRSAGPGAGINAASLTITGTTTSCSFDSNASSSFGGALASVGPVKLVNNTAPQTFLSNGAAYYGGAIYLGTYPPAGGTGTSSTGSLTASANSGKITFQNNSALTGGAIYSLGNLTFSNNSNILFANNTASPASNITLSSTSTQPQTNITITGGFGGAIYCIAPQAPTGGGTGSGTTTDPTLTCTGQTSLSFQGNCAASEGGAIYAKKIVISDNGSTQFIGNVSAKGGAISVANSGTLALTANAGNIIFDHNLTVNTTTNTGTTSTHNAIHFNEGATFSTLAASAGNSIYFYDPITTDISTTAPQPPAQPAALTINPSSGNYQGNIVFSGEKLPPNEAAEKNNVTSTINQQVTFENGSLILKKGAVLKVYSFTQNSGSTVVMDLGTTLSTTNQQNTNGGITLSNLAINLASLGENNSAAVEIASTSGQLSVTGPITFVDSSGTFYENHELLNENTVEYTIATFTGNTNPPPNINATDITTVTGATSSPYGYQGTWKLETSPGTPANTQTLTATWTKTSFIPGPERLAPLVPNSLWGNIVDLRAVNQVMETCSRGLPYGKGLCLIGISSFFHCNHTQAARSYRHISGGYVLHANTQTLADSVFGFGFGQLFAKSKDYLVANDKSKVYVITAYTGFTKPFFNISNLFASMATRASYCRSNERLTTNYTSLGTAQAGWSNNGWLGELEANFPVVLSSRILNLKKLIPFVKAEVAYANQGRFKEKNTEGRAFGHGHLMNVSVPAGIKFDKTSHHAPDFYSISLSCISDVYRYNPNCSTVLIANGATWTTVATNPSRWGVKVQASSHNKVNNNIEIYGHGGCEIRRSSRQYTVDLGSKFRF; translated from the coding sequence ATGTCCTTTCATAAGTTTTTTATTTGCTCTTCATTAGCATTCTCGCTTACCTCTCCTGTTTTTGCTGAGACTATCCCCATCCCATCTAAAAATTTCAACGGACAAGAAGGGCGTGTCTTTCCCTATACTACGCTTTCTAATCCTGAAGGAACTACAGCGATATTCTCCGGAGATCTGATAATTTCCAATATAGATAATGCCATTTCCGAAACATCATCAAGCTGTTTCTCAAATAAAGCAGGCTATTTTACCATCTTAGGACAAGGGTATACCCTATCTTTTAACCAAATTCGCTCTGCTTCTAACGGCGCAGCAATTAGCGACTCTGTTACAGATCTCACCCTTCCTTTAACCCTTTTAAATTTTAAGAACATACTCTTCATTAATAGCCACACACTAACCTCCACGGAGGCAGGAACTGGAGGAACCAGCAATACTGTCAAAGCGAATTCTGCTATGCTCTATTCGACAGTCCCTGTGATCTTTAAAGACAACCAAACTATTCTCTTTCAACAAGATCGCTCTGCAGGTCCTGGAGCAGGAATTAATGCTGCAAGCTTAACAATTACAGGAACAACTACTTCCTGTTCTTTTGACAGCAATGCTTCTAGTTCTTTCGGAGGAGCTTTAGCTAGTGTGGGGCCTGTAAAATTAGTGAATAACACTGCTCCGCAAACGTTTTTAAGTAACGGTGCTGCGTATTACGGTGGGGCTATATACCTTGGTACGTATCCTCCTGCAGGAGGAACAGGAACCTCAAGCACAGGAAGCTTAACAGCAAGCGCCAACTCTGGAAAAATCACTTTCCAAAATAACAGTGCACTTACCGGAGGAGCGATTTACTCTCTAGGGAACTTAACATTCTCTAACAACAGCAATATCCTATTTGCAAATAACACAGCCTCTCCAGCAAGCAACATAACCCTATCTTCAACCTCAACCCAGCCCCAAACCAACATTACAATTACTGGAGGATTCGGAGGAGCGATTTATTGCATAGCTCCGCAGGCTCCTACAGGTGGTGGCACTGGTAGCGGAACAACTACGGATCCTACGTTAACATGTACGGGACAAACTTCTTTATCTTTCCAAGGAAACTGCGCTGCTTCTGAAGGAGGGGCGATCTATGCTAAGAAGATCGTCATCTCTGACAATGGCTCTACACAATTTATCGGGAACGTTTCTGCAAAGGGAGGGGCGATCTCAGTAGCCAATTCTGGCACCTTAGCTCTTACTGCAAACGCAGGAAATATCATTTTTGATCACAACCTGACTGTAAATACAACTACAAATACAGGGACAACTAGCACTCATAATGCTATCCACTTTAACGAGGGAGCTACATTCTCTACACTTGCAGCCTCTGCAGGAAATTCTATATATTTCTATGATCCTATAACTACGGATATTTCTACGACAGCACCCCAACCCCCTGCACAACCTGCAGCTCTTACTATCAATCCTTCCTCAGGAAATTACCAAGGAAATATCGTATTTTCTGGAGAAAAATTACCTCCTAACGAAGCTGCGGAAAAAAACAACGTAACCTCCACAATCAATCAGCAAGTCACCTTCGAAAATGGGTCCCTTATTTTAAAAAAGGGGGCTGTTCTTAAAGTCTATTCCTTCACTCAAAATTCAGGGTCTACTGTAGTGATGGATCTAGGAACCACTCTAAGCACAACAAACCAACAAAATACAAACGGTGGCATCACCTTATCTAATCTAGCGATTAACCTTGCCTCTTTGGGAGAGAATAATTCTGCTGCTGTGGAAATCGCTTCAACTTCAGGGCAACTTAGCGTCACAGGTCCTATAACCTTTGTAGATAGTTCTGGGACTTTTTACGAAAATCATGAATTACTCAATGAAAATACTGTGGAGTATACAATTGCAACTTTTACAGGAAATACGAATCCTCCACCTAATATAAATGCAACTGATATCACTACAGTCACAGGAGCGACAAGCTCTCCCTATGGATACCAGGGAACCTGGAAGCTAGAAACATCTCCAGGGACACCAGCAAATACGCAAACCCTCACCGCCACTTGGACAAAAACAAGCTTCATTCCCGGCCCTGAGCGTTTAGCTCCTTTAGTTCCTAATAGCCTATGGGGGAACATCGTAGATCTACGCGCAGTCAATCAAGTGATGGAAACCTGCTCGCGAGGGCTTCCCTATGGGAAGGGGCTGTGCTTAATAGGAATTTCCAGCTTCTTCCACTGCAACCATACGCAAGCTGCGCGTAGCTATAGACATATCAGTGGGGGTTATGTTCTTCATGCCAATACGCAAACCCTTGCGGATTCCGTGTTTGGCTTCGGTTTTGGCCAGCTATTTGCAAAATCCAAGGATTACCTCGTTGCTAATGACAAATCTAAAGTGTATGTCATCACTGCCTACACAGGATTTACAAAGCCCTTCTTTAATATCTCTAATCTTTTTGCTTCGATGGCAACAAGAGCAAGCTACTGCAGAAGTAACGAACGCCTAACAACAAACTATACCTCCCTGGGGACAGCCCAGGCAGGATGGAGCAATAACGGCTGGCTAGGAGAACTTGAAGCAAATTTCCCTGTGGTGCTCTCTTCCAGAATCTTAAATCTTAAGAAGCTCATTCCCTTTGTTAAAGCGGAAGTTGCCTATGCCAATCAAGGGAGATTTAAAGAGAAAAACACCGAAGGCAGAGCCTTCGGGCATGGCCATTTAATGAATGTCTCAGTTCCTGCAGGAATAAAGTTCGATAAAACCTCCCATCATGCTCCAGATTTTTATAGTATTTCTTTATCGTGTATCTCTGATGTGTACCGCTACAACCCCAATTGCAGCACAGTGTTAATAGCAAATGGAGCCACCTGGACGACAGTGGCAACAAACCCATCCCGATGGGGGGTAAAAGTGCAGGCATCAAGCCATAACAAAGTAAATAACAACATAGAGATATACGGACACGGAGGATGTGAAATTCGTAGATCTTCTCGTCAATACACAGTAGATTTAGGAAGCAAATTTAGATTTTAA
- a CDS encoding polymorphic outer membrane protein middle domain-containing protein — MPPSFKHSSFCVFACLCSASWSFGSHHNHNVALPMFNQGNTVTLSSDYTFNQVLGTEFATSFIGNANNLTLQGKGNSLTFSFCQAPLAGSSGFISATETLILKGFSKLLFDSNQASGENGMILSKDILFTDNKNLVFLNNKSPYSPPAEVTPTNPPANPPTPTPATKINLGQSIFRVDTSLKILNTSEKISFLNNCANFGSVISCVNSATSTVTIANNSATMEFSQNFSTCSGGVIHNGKQVTFSDNTGNITFSGNSCANSLSGISAPTGETFAFGAGGAICIPNGSLILENNSGSFTFSYNATPGSAGAIYAQTCEISNTGPLTFHSNTAAQKGGAICAKVFELNSYGMTTFKNNRATSGGAIFVSPTIGNQTTPPTTESTLKISAYKNTISFDGNMLSSVPSVRNAITVKEGGKILALQAQSSSKLLFYDPITHELPTTTQGGQQQPATLETITINNSGFSGSVVFSAENLSLGESLIPANKTSTLLGNVQVQDGELRITQNAIVNVLGFTASTGRLTLGSGGTLGVATTTPANTPAAESFTIGKLGVDILSFLSPNFSSATIAGPSTTGAQTPTTTLTGSLELVYDDDYDLYDNSFLKTSTAIPAVNLTGTGTITKDAFTPGEIPVSKHYGYQGSWSSTWTRPLFAPTPSGTFPGGAGTPPANMLYVLWTPSPQDKATYIFAPERRTELVTNTLWMSFLASKAFSDALQETLLAQEGGVSIALRGIGNYIHQGIRQGREGYSGRFGGYQATLAMRYPDDATVGMAFGQLYGKANAHPYSAKVSESMTLCSFFGRFPIVTEKTEVRLSWEAEYEYTRNHLTTTYTTPNSTRQSQGNWYNNTFHVVVAAEHPFLYWCKLTNRLAEILNLTGFISADFLGGWQAAFTETGDLARSFSRGAGYNVSLPIGCSTQVFSPFKKAPSTLTLKVAYTPDIFRVNPHTIVSIVSNQESTKIFGANPSRHGIFVQIHNLVSLASYTKAFLDYTLENKRGYTHQRVSTGLHRKF, encoded by the coding sequence ATGCCTCCTTCTTTTAAGCACTCTTCTTTCTGCGTTTTCGCTTGTCTTTGTAGTGCAAGCTGGTCTTTTGGCTCGCATCACAACCACAATGTTGCTCTACCTATGTTTAATCAAGGCAACACTGTGACTCTCAGCTCCGACTACACATTCAATCAAGTTTTAGGAACAGAGTTTGCAACCTCATTCATAGGGAATGCTAACAATCTTACTCTTCAAGGAAAGGGGAATTCTCTAACGTTCTCCTTTTGTCAAGCGCCACTTGCTGGCTCTTCAGGATTTATTTCCGCTACGGAAACCCTAATCCTAAAAGGGTTCTCGAAACTCCTTTTTGATAGCAACCAAGCCTCAGGGGAAAACGGAATGATCCTCAGTAAAGACATCCTCTTTACTGACAATAAAAACCTAGTCTTCCTCAATAATAAATCCCCCTATTCTCCTCCTGCTGAAGTAACTCCAACAAATCCCCCAGCAAATCCTCCTACGCCCACACCGGCAACAAAAATAAACTTGGGGCAATCCATTTTTCGAGTAGATACCTCCTTAAAGATTCTAAATACTTCTGAAAAGATCTCCTTTCTCAATAACTGTGCAAACTTTGGCTCCGTAATTAGTTGTGTTAATAGCGCCACTTCTACAGTTACGATTGCAAACAACTCTGCAACTATGGAGTTTTCTCAAAACTTCAGTACGTGCAGTGGTGGGGTAATTCATAACGGAAAACAGGTTACATTTAGCGATAACACGGGAAACATCACCTTTTCTGGGAACTCCTGTGCGAATAGCTTGTCCGGGATTTCCGCCCCAACAGGGGAAACTTTTGCTTTTGGAGCCGGAGGGGCCATTTGTATCCCTAACGGATCTTTAATCCTGGAAAACAATTCTGGATCTTTTACATTTAGCTACAATGCCACTCCAGGTTCTGCTGGAGCGATTTATGCACAAACATGCGAGATTTCCAATACAGGCCCCTTAACTTTCCACAGCAACACAGCAGCACAGAAAGGAGGAGCAATTTGCGCTAAGGTGTTCGAGCTCAACTCTTATGGGATGACAACCTTTAAAAATAACCGCGCCACATCTGGAGGGGCGATCTTCGTCAGCCCTACTATAGGAAATCAAACAACTCCCCCTACAACTGAATCCACGCTGAAGATTTCCGCCTATAAGAATACGATCTCCTTCGATGGAAATATGCTCAGCTCTGTTCCTAGCGTGCGTAATGCGATCACCGTAAAAGAAGGAGGGAAAATCTTAGCTTTACAAGCGCAATCTTCCTCAAAATTGCTATTTTACGATCCTATTACACATGAACTTCCAACCACAACACAAGGAGGACAACAACAACCTGCGACTCTTGAAACCATTACCATTAATAACTCAGGATTTTCTGGATCTGTAGTATTTTCTGCTGAGAATCTTTCTTTAGGGGAAAGCCTCATTCCTGCAAATAAAACCAGCACTCTACTTGGAAACGTTCAAGTACAAGATGGAGAACTGCGCATTACACAAAATGCTATTGTCAATGTTTTAGGCTTTACCGCATCTACAGGAAGATTAACCCTAGGATCCGGAGGAACCTTGGGGGTAGCGACAACAACACCAGCAAACACCCCAGCAGCAGAGAGTTTCACTATCGGCAAGCTAGGAGTGGATATTCTTTCGTTTCTTTCTCCGAACTTCTCTTCTGCAACCATAGCAGGGCCATCCACTACTGGTGCTCAAACTCCAACAACCACCTTAACGGGCTCCTTAGAATTGGTGTACGATGATGATTATGACCTCTACGATAACTCCTTCCTAAAAACCTCCACTGCCATCCCTGCAGTAAACCTTACTGGAACAGGAACAATTACAAAAGACGCTTTTACTCCTGGGGAAATCCCTGTATCTAAACATTATGGCTATCAGGGAAGCTGGTCCTCCACATGGACACGACCTTTATTCGCCCCTACCCCTAGCGGAACCTTCCCAGGAGGAGCAGGAACACCTCCAGCAAACATGCTCTATGTTCTCTGGACACCTTCCCCTCAAGATAAAGCTACCTATATCTTTGCTCCAGAGCGCCGTACGGAGCTTGTCACCAATACCCTATGGATGTCGTTCTTGGCAAGCAAGGCCTTCTCAGATGCTCTGCAAGAAACCCTTCTAGCTCAAGAAGGGGGGGTCTCTATTGCACTAAGGGGAATTGGAAATTATATCCATCAAGGAATCCGCCAGGGACGCGAAGGGTACTCCGGAAGATTCGGAGGATATCAAGCAACTCTCGCCATGCGCTATCCAGATGATGCTACCGTAGGTATGGCCTTTGGGCAGCTTTATGGCAAAGCTAACGCCCATCCCTATAGTGCTAAAGTCTCCGAATCTATGACGCTATGCTCGTTCTTCGGAAGGTTCCCCATAGTTACGGAAAAAACCGAAGTGCGACTTTCTTGGGAAGCTGAATATGAGTATACTAGGAACCATCTCACGACAACCTATACTACACCAAATAGCACAAGACAATCCCAGGGAAATTGGTATAACAACACTTTCCATGTTGTGGTTGCTGCTGAACATCCCTTTTTGTATTGGTGTAAGTTAACAAATCGCCTTGCAGAAATCCTCAACCTCACAGGATTTATCTCCGCAGACTTTCTTGGAGGATGGCAGGCCGCCTTTACAGAAACTGGAGACCTAGCAAGAAGCTTTTCACGGGGTGCAGGATACAACGTCTCCCTACCTATAGGCTGCTCAACACAGGTATTTTCTCCGTTTAAAAAAGCTCCTTCAACGCTAACTCTAAAAGTGGCCTATACCCCAGACATTTTCCGAGTAAATCCTCATACTATAGTGTCTATTGTCTCTAACCAAGAAAGCACGAAAATCTTTGGAGCCAACCCTTCTCGTCATGGGATCTTTGTGCAGATCCATAATCTAGTTTCTCTTGCTTCCTATACCAAAGCTTTCCTAGATTACACCTTAGAAAATAAACGCGGATATACTCATCAAAGGGTCTCTACAGGTCTCCATAGAAAGTTCTAG
- a CDS encoding polymorphic outer membrane protein middle domain-containing protein codes for MRSVVFYLLFPSFYCATLLGRDTPLQWRSFKQHPSLSQILSAIPSSNQNSLWDEYTLLGENYPETLPGFSRDETQNIVLSEKNRQLLLYGIFSNDFGGAIYCNNIEIINNPYGFYARENISCKNGGVICATGTCSIINNNDFWFSQNLASRLNLSNVNQNQGGAIKATNCVIKNNYGSCNFLNNIATNHGGVIYSTTTSITSNTGDIIFSNNSTRDNEGGAIYASTSITISENKGAIVFTKNHAGNGSACYASNTCSLTNNSGPITFSHNFAFSKGSSRNGGAIEAETVILENNSSPITFKDNQSLENAGACHFASLTIRNNGPVNFLRNIACWGGALLNYSITNGGTLVLSADNGDITFNENYSFNVNSTTPPYRNCCHWTQNLNAMLSARAGFSIKFYDPIEHKYLTNTACRFNPEPYHQGTILFSGATVDKNHTDEKNFFSYLQNTYELHNGVLAIEDNAGIACYQLFQQGGTVRLGQGGIVTTNQKASTTSNGSNIILNNIAINLPSILKANAQPPKIWVYPASSTTSNVTTYTEDNNPTITLSGPLSVTNEDNASPYDSTDLSLALKRVPLLYLLDNSTPKIDTTNLNVDALNSTTHYGYQGLWTPYWIETITTADPSSSLTANTRHKILYADWTPVGYIPDPKRQGDIVANILWQSAYATTANLRSLSLTDTNATFSAAGHGLGLFIHQRSSKNLHGFHSHATGYAVNTTATSVTNHKISVGFSQSFSRLKESQTHNTIISHDYFAGAKFDAPFFHEKLSTFLSFAYAYTAHKLTNVKASRALFHSHTLGSQLSLALSPQNVTRSLQTTPFATLQAIHASNEAFTEEGAHARKFSTLDPLINLSMLLGLRSSWEKSHHVPMLWELELAYVPTLYRQKPKIYTMLLSSLGTWNTFAAPVAYNALYARMKSTAKIFDYMNISIQYSGEISTSTQSHFLQAGGQLQF; via the coding sequence ATGCGATCGGTAGTGTTCTATCTCCTCTTCCCGTCGTTTTATTGTGCTACTCTGCTAGGAAGAGATACGCCTCTACAATGGCGTTCTTTTAAACAACATCCCAGCCTTTCACAAATCCTAAGTGCAATACCCTCCTCAAATCAAAATTCCCTTTGGGATGAATACACTCTATTAGGTGAAAACTACCCAGAAACTCTCCCAGGGTTTTCCCGTGACGAGACTCAAAATATCGTGCTTTCAGAGAAAAATCGTCAACTTTTACTGTATGGAATATTTTCAAATGACTTTGGTGGAGCGATCTACTGCAACAATATCGAAATCATTAATAATCCCTACGGCTTCTATGCTAGAGAAAATATTTCTTGTAAAAATGGAGGGGTAATTTGTGCTACAGGAACATGCTCAATAATTAACAATAATGATTTCTGGTTTTCTCAAAATCTAGCGTCCAGACTTAACCTATCTAATGTGAATCAAAATCAAGGAGGAGCAATCAAAGCAACAAATTGTGTTATCAAAAATAATTACGGCAGCTGCAATTTTTTGAACAACATTGCAACGAATCATGGAGGAGTAATATATTCCACGACAACCTCGATAACAAGTAATACTGGGGACATCATTTTTAGCAATAATTCCACAAGAGATAATGAAGGAGGAGCTATTTATGCGTCTACCTCCATCACGATCTCTGAAAATAAAGGAGCTATTGTATTTACTAAGAACCACGCGGGAAATGGTAGTGCATGTTATGCTTCCAATACCTGCTCTTTAACAAATAATTCTGGTCCCATAACTTTCTCTCATAATTTTGCTTTTTCTAAAGGAAGTAGTCGAAACGGCGGAGCAATCGAAGCTGAAACTGTTATTCTTGAAAACAATAGTTCTCCTATTACTTTCAAAGATAACCAATCCTTGGAAAATGCAGGTGCATGTCATTTCGCTTCACTTACAATTCGTAATAACGGTCCTGTAAATTTCTTAAGAAATATTGCATGCTGGGGAGGAGCCCTTCTTAACTATAGTATCACGAATGGCGGTACCTTAGTGTTATCTGCAGATAATGGTGATATCACCTTTAATGAAAATTATAGTTTTAATGTCAATAGTACAACTCCTCCATATCGCAATTGCTGTCACTGGACACAAAATTTAAATGCTATGCTCAGCGCACGTGCTGGCTTTAGCATTAAATTCTATGACCCTATAGAACACAAATATCTCACGAACACAGCTTGTCGTTTCAATCCTGAACCTTACCATCAAGGAACCATACTCTTTTCTGGAGCGACAGTAGACAAAAATCATACCGATGAAAAAAATTTCTTCTCTTACCTTCAAAACACCTACGAGCTTCATAACGGAGTTCTTGCCATTGAAGATAATGCTGGAATTGCCTGTTATCAACTTTTCCAACAAGGGGGAACGGTACGTCTAGGACAAGGGGGAATAGTTACAACGAATCAAAAAGCTTCAACAACCTCTAATGGCAGTAATATAATATTAAATAACATAGCAATTAACCTCCCTTCGATCTTAAAAGCTAATGCTCAGCCCCCCAAAATTTGGGTTTATCCTGCTAGCAGCACAACTAGTAATGTAACGACTTATACAGAAGATAATAATCCTACTATCACTCTCTCTGGTCCACTAAGCGTAACCAATGAAGACAATGCTAGCCCTTACGATAGCACAGATCTGTCATTGGCTTTAAAGCGAGTTCCTCTGCTCTATCTTTTGGATAATAGCACTCCAAAAATTGATACTACGAACTTAAATGTTGACGCTCTAAATTCTACCACTCATTACGGCTACCAAGGCCTCTGGACCCCTTATTGGATAGAGACAATAACAACAGCTGATCCTTCATCATCACTTACAGCAAATACACGCCATAAAATTCTTTACGCAGATTGGACTCCTGTAGGTTACATCCCCGATCCTAAAAGACAAGGAGACATTGTTGCCAATATCCTATGGCAATCTGCCTATGCCACTACTGCAAATCTCCGTAGTCTGTCTTTAACAGATACTAATGCAACCTTTTCTGCTGCAGGCCATGGCTTAGGACTTTTCATTCACCAAAGAAGTTCTAAAAACCTCCATGGATTTCATAGTCATGCTACAGGCTATGCTGTCAACACTACAGCAACTTCTGTAACAAATCATAAGATCTCTGTAGGATTTTCCCAATCCTTTTCTAGGCTAAAGGAATCCCAAACCCATAATACCATCATCTCTCATGACTACTTTGCTGGAGCCAAATTCGATGCTCCTTTCTTCCATGAAAAACTTTCTACCTTTCTTTCCTTTGCGTACGCATATACAGCCCATAAACTCACAAATGTTAAAGCTTCCCGAGCTCTATTTCATAGTCATACATTAGGATCTCAGCTCTCCTTAGCTCTCTCTCCCCAAAATGTGACGCGATCACTACAAACAACTCCCTTTGCTACGCTACAAGCAATCCATGCTTCAAACGAAGCATTCACTGAAGAAGGGGCACATGCCCGGAAGTTTTCTACTTTAGATCCTCTTATTAACCTTTCTATGCTTTTAGGGTTGCGCTCTTCATGGGAAAAATCTCATCATGTTCCTATGCTTTGGGAATTAGAGCTTGCTTACGTCCCAACTCTCTATAGACAAAAGCCAAAAATCTACACGATGTTACTTTCTAGCCTCGGAACATGGAATACATTTGCCGCTCCAGTAGCTTACAATGCACTCTATGCAAGAATGAAAAGCACCGCAAAAATTTTTGATTATATGAATATTTCCATCCAATACTCTGGAGAAATCTCTACCTCTACACAAAGTCATTTCTTACAAGCTGGTGGACAACTACAATTTTAA